A region of Rhizobium indicum DNA encodes the following proteins:
- the msrA gene encoding peptide-methionine (S)-S-oxide reductase MsrA, translating into MSPSSHRRSLAALLAATLLSLGTGAAGAAEDAVVIPPPAVDEAAGSGTETAIFAGGCFWGVQGVFQHVKGVESAVSGYAGGDAKTAQYETVSTGSTGHAEAVQVKFDPKQVTYGKLLQIFFSVAHNPTQLNFQGPDRGTQYRSALFVADPEQRKVAESYISQLDKAHVFPQSIVTKVSEGTGFYPAEAYHQDFLTLNPTYPYIVYNDLPKIENLKSLFPADYRGKPVLVMKVKG; encoded by the coding sequence ATGTCCCCGTCTTCCCACCGCAGGAGCCTTGCCGCGCTCCTTGCCGCCACTCTTCTCTCGCTCGGTACGGGTGCCGCAGGCGCGGCCGAAGATGCCGTCGTCATCCCGCCGCCAGCCGTCGACGAGGCGGCTGGCTCAGGCACCGAGACTGCCATTTTCGCCGGCGGCTGTTTCTGGGGTGTCCAGGGCGTCTTCCAGCACGTGAAGGGTGTCGAGAGCGCCGTCTCCGGTTATGCAGGCGGCGACGCCAAAACGGCGCAGTACGAGACCGTCAGCACCGGCTCGACAGGCCATGCCGAAGCCGTCCAGGTGAAGTTCGATCCGAAACAGGTGACCTACGGCAAGTTGCTGCAGATCTTCTTCTCTGTGGCGCACAACCCGACGCAGCTGAATTTTCAGGGGCCGGACCGGGGAACGCAGTACCGTTCGGCGCTGTTCGTTGCCGATCCGGAGCAGCGCAAGGTCGCCGAGAGTTATATCAGCCAGCTCGACAAGGCGCATGTCTTCCCGCAGTCGATCGTCACCAAGGTGTCTGAAGGCACAGGCTTCTATCCCGCTGAAGCCTATCATCAGGATTTCCTGACGCTCAATCCGACCTATCCCTATATCGTCTACAACGACCTGCCGAAAATCGAGAACCTGAAGTCGCTGTTTCCCGCCGACTACCGCGGCAAGCCGGTCCTCGTGATGAAGGTCAAGGGCTGA
- a CDS encoding multidrug effflux MFS transporter, which produces MTAPFFRIALILGLLSAIGPFAIDMYLPALPSIGQDLHADNNVTQLTLLAFFISFALAQLVYGPLSDMWGRKLPLYLGIGLFAVASIGCALATDIETLIAFRFVQGIGGAAGMVIPRAIVRDMHTGVQAARLMSLLMLVFSISPILAPLTGSAVIEFYGWRGVFWAVTIAAFIGLVLLATQLDETRSATERSGSGLKSAMAAYRLLLADRNFLTLTFIGGLGISSFLVYLANSPFVLIQHYGLTPTQYSFAFSINAVSFFAVSQATGWLGERFGLVRVMRIAVSAFALAMVVMAVVMAAGFNQLPVLATFLFIGYGFLGLVIPTSAVLALEDHGEIAGTASSLMGTLHFVIAAVAMVISSVFFDGTAVPMAAGIALCAFAAFVLTQATIGRRAAVAAAE; this is translated from the coding sequence ATGACGGCTCCCTTCTTTCGCATTGCCCTCATTCTCGGCCTTCTGTCGGCCATCGGGCCTTTCGCCATCGACATGTATCTGCCTGCGCTGCCGTCCATCGGCCAGGACCTGCATGCCGATAACAACGTCACCCAGCTTACCCTTCTTGCCTTCTTCATCTCCTTTGCGCTCGCCCAGCTCGTCTATGGTCCGCTGTCGGATATGTGGGGCCGTAAGCTGCCGCTCTATCTCGGCATCGGCCTTTTCGCCGTCGCCTCGATCGGCTGTGCGCTGGCGACCGATATCGAAACGCTGATCGCCTTCCGTTTCGTTCAGGGTATCGGCGGTGCCGCCGGCATGGTCATTCCGCGCGCCATCGTTCGCGACATGCATACCGGCGTGCAGGCCGCCCGCCTGATGTCGCTGTTAATGCTGGTCTTCTCGATCTCGCCGATCCTGGCGCCGCTGACCGGCAGCGCCGTCATCGAGTTCTACGGCTGGCGCGGCGTATTCTGGGCCGTGACGATCGCCGCCTTCATCGGCCTCGTCCTGCTTGCCACCCAGCTTGACGAAACCCGTTCGGCGACCGAACGCAGCGGCAGCGGTTTGAAAAGCGCCATGGCGGCCTACCGCCTGCTGCTTGCCGACCGCAATTTCCTGACGCTGACCTTCATCGGGGGCCTCGGCATTTCGAGCTTCCTGGTCTATCTCGCCAACTCGCCTTTCGTGCTGATTCAGCATTACGGGCTGACGCCGACGCAATACAGCTTCGCCTTCTCGATCAACGCCGTGTCGTTCTTCGCGGTATCGCAGGCGACGGGCTGGCTCGGCGAGCGTTTCGGCCTCGTGCGCGTCATGCGGATTGCGGTCAGCGCTTTTGCCCTTGCCATGGTCGTCATGGCGGTGGTGATGGCCGCGGGCTTCAATCAACTGCCTGTCCTGGCGACTTTCCTGTTCATCGGCTACGGCTTCCTCGGCCTCGTCATCCCGACGAGCGCGGTGCTCGCGCTTGAGGATCACGGCGAGATCGCCGGCACAGCCTCGTCGCTGATGGGCACGCTGCACTTCGTGATTGCCGCCGTTGCTATGGTCATATCGAGCGTCTTCTTCGACGGCACAGCCGTTCCGATGGCCGCCGGCATCGCCCTCTGCGCCTTCGCAGCCTTCGTGCTGACCCAGGCAACGATCGGCCGCCGCGCCGCTGTTGCCGCAGCTGAATGA
- a CDS encoding response regulator: MATNVVRRWQRDDLMKQRVLIVEDEFLIALDLEATVEGMGMQVAGLANDREQALRLAPLADIAFVDVNLADGPTGPEIGRRLAQEHGIAVVFMTGNPEVVADGVKGAVGVVQKPVMPSVVEQLVKYLAARRVGMFAVVPSQMTVFT, encoded by the coding sequence ATGGCCACCAATGTCGTGCGGCGCTGGCAACGAGATGATCTCATGAAACAGAGAGTATTGATCGTCGAAGATGAATTCCTGATCGCCCTCGATCTTGAGGCGACGGTGGAAGGCATGGGGATGCAGGTTGCGGGCCTTGCGAATGATCGCGAACAGGCGCTGCGGCTGGCGCCGCTTGCCGACATTGCTTTTGTCGATGTCAATCTCGCCGACGGCCCGACCGGGCCTGAGATCGGCCGGCGGCTGGCGCAGGAGCATGGCATTGCCGTCGTCTTCATGACCGGCAATCCCGAAGTGGTGGCTGACGGCGTCAAGGGCGCGGTCGGCGTGGTCCAGAAGCCGGTCATGCCTTCGGTTGTCGAACAGCTGGTGAAATACCTTGCCGCGCGCCGTGTCGGCATGTTTGCGGTCGTACCCTCACAAATGACGGTCTTTACCTGA
- a CDS encoding L,D-transpeptidase family protein — translation MRSKFVILAAVVVSLFAYTKLMARIGAGSPPPDAPLEQQADSIRVHKAERRMVLLKGDTPISTYRISLGQAADEGPKQREGDEKTPEGRYEIDWRNPKSMAHLSLHISYPGPDDRRNAEAGGFPSGGNIMIHGLPNGWGLFANAHRLWDWTDGCIAVTNSEMRDIWARVPNHTPIDIMP, via the coding sequence TTGAGAAGCAAATTTGTCATTTTAGCCGCCGTGGTCGTCAGCTTGTTCGCTTACACGAAATTGATGGCCAGGATCGGCGCGGGCTCACCACCTCCAGATGCGCCGTTGGAGCAACAGGCTGACAGCATTCGCGTTCATAAAGCCGAACGCCGGATGGTCCTTCTCAAAGGGGATACCCCCATCTCAACATACCGGATTTCTCTTGGGCAGGCTGCCGATGAGGGTCCCAAGCAACGAGAAGGTGACGAGAAAACACCTGAAGGGCGTTATGAAATAGACTGGCGAAATCCCAAGTCCATGGCGCATCTGAGCCTGCACATTTCATATCCAGGCCCTGATGATCGGCGCAACGCTGAAGCCGGTGGCTTTCCTTCCGGCGGCAATATCATGATCCACGGGCTTCCCAATGGCTGGGGCCTATTCGCAAACGCCCATCGACTGTGGGATTGGACGGATGGGTGTATTGCGGTCACCAACTCGGAGATGCGCGATATTTGGGCCCGCGTCCCCAACCACACGCCCATAGACATCATGCCCTGA
- a CDS encoding TetR/AcrR family transcriptional regulator, whose translation MSKTSRRLIFTLMKDRMTPAVRMTGHTQRGQCAKRMSILDAAADVFCRQGFAGASIDEIAAVAGVSRQTIYNHYREKETLFVAVVEDVMNRANAMLFSVLSTFPDRADNLEDDLTAFAVRLNKNCICNHDGKFLRKLVQTEGERYPHLFESWRQQGPGKLTTALSALFGRLAHKGALAIDDFDVAARQFVALGNADLQMMILLGGTPTDEELENAARNAVHTFLKAYGRPEAEKAGHPPQLAAISG comes from the coding sequence TTGTCTAAAACGTCAAGACGTCTTATCTTCACTCTCATGAAAGATCGCATGACACCGGCAGTCCGGATGACGGGGCATACGCAGCGCGGACAATGCGCCAAGCGCATGTCGATCCTCGATGCCGCGGCAGACGTATTCTGCCGCCAGGGTTTTGCCGGCGCCAGCATCGACGAGATCGCCGCCGTTGCCGGTGTCTCGCGCCAGACGATCTACAATCACTATCGCGAGAAGGAAACGCTGTTCGTCGCCGTCGTCGAAGACGTCATGAACCGCGCCAACGCCATGCTCTTCTCCGTGCTGTCGACCTTCCCGGATCGTGCCGACAATCTGGAAGACGATCTGACGGCCTTCGCCGTGCGCCTCAACAAGAACTGCATCTGCAACCACGATGGAAAATTCCTGCGCAAGCTGGTGCAGACCGAGGGCGAGCGATATCCGCACCTCTTCGAAAGCTGGCGCCAGCAGGGGCCGGGCAAGCTGACCACCGCACTGTCCGCACTTTTCGGGCGGCTTGCCCATAAGGGCGCGCTCGCCATCGATGATTTCGACGTCGCCGCGAGGCAGTTCGTGGCGCTCGGCAATGCCGATCTGCAGATGATGATCCTGCTCGGCGGCACGCCCACCGACGAAGAACTGGAAAACGCGGCGCGTAACGCCGTCCATACCTTTCTCAAGGCCTATGGCAGGCCGGAGGCGGAAAAGGCCGGCCATCCGCCGCAGCTCGCAGCCATATCCGGCTGA
- a CDS encoding LacI family DNA-binding transcriptional regulator, with the protein MKGIRQLAEHLDISIGTVSRALNGKPDVNDETRRRVLAAAEELGYVANQSGRSLRQGMTNVIGLMLEVSRETIENSDDFFLGVTDGLQSVFSRHKLDLVMLPCPDDEDPHEYLKRMVARRLVDALILSATRRTDRRIELLEKARIPFVALGRSASGGSYTWMDLDFEGVAARGVDRLVAKGHRRIAVAAPSSDINLGYLFVDAYRQALQRHGIAFDPALVIRVKSSEQGGYQAGHELLMIEERPTAIILIHELMAIGLYRRLAEAGIVPGRDLAVVGFREEPRTHFLQPTLTSFRMSLRDLGAQLGETLLATMPAYADHYPQGARNRIWPLELVPGESDAFTLTA; encoded by the coding sequence ATGAAGGGAATTCGCCAGCTCGCCGAGCATCTCGACATTTCGATCGGAACGGTGTCCCGTGCTCTGAACGGCAAGCCCGACGTCAATGACGAGACGCGCCGGCGCGTGCTCGCCGCCGCTGAAGAGCTCGGTTACGTCGCCAACCAGTCGGGCCGCAGCCTTCGCCAGGGCATGACGAACGTCATCGGGCTGATGCTCGAAGTGAGCCGCGAGACGATCGAAAACAGCGACGACTTCTTCCTTGGCGTCACCGACGGGCTGCAGAGCGTCTTTTCTCGCCACAAGCTCGATCTCGTCATGCTGCCCTGCCCCGATGACGAGGACCCGCATGAATATCTGAAGCGCATGGTGGCGCGCCGGCTTGTCGACGCGCTGATCCTCTCGGCGACACGACGAACCGATAGGCGCATCGAGCTTCTGGAAAAGGCCCGCATCCCCTTCGTGGCGCTCGGGCGCAGCGCGTCGGGCGGCAGCTACACCTGGATGGACCTCGATTTCGAGGGCGTGGCGGCGCGCGGCGTCGACCGTCTGGTCGCCAAAGGCCACCGGCGGATCGCGGTAGCTGCCCCCTCCTCCGACATCAATCTCGGCTATCTCTTCGTCGACGCCTACCGCCAGGCGCTGCAACGGCACGGTATTGCCTTCGACCCGGCCCTCGTCATCCGGGTCAAGTCGAGCGAACAGGGCGGTTATCAGGCCGGCCACGAATTGCTGATGATCGAAGAGCGGCCGACGGCGATCATCCTGATCCACGAGCTGATGGCGATCGGGCTCTACCGCCGGCTTGCCGAGGCCGGCATCGTGCCCGGCCGCGACCTCGCCGTCGTCGGTTTCCGCGAGGAGCCGCGCACGCATTTCCTGCAGCCGACGCTGACCTCCTTCCGCATGTCGCTACGCGATCTCGGCGCGCAGCTCGGCGAAACCCTGCTCGCCACCATGCCGGCCTATGCTGATCACTATCCGCAAGGCGCCCGCAACAGGATCTGGCCGCTGGAACTCGTTCCAGGCGAAAGCGACGCTTTCACGCTGACGGCCTGA
- a CDS encoding alpha-2-macroglobulin family protein: protein MSVRSFFAFATIAFSMIAVSFPAAAADNKRDIQTIKDADFFGFDLRTEQNVSLDQCKTSCIGDKSCKAFTYNPKVKWCFLKSDFKTMNAFPGAIAGKIVETAGQQERDIGAAPRLTFLSNDLIQQAHDFKDNLTLADDQQGQGVDSLTANARLDLTANNLADALKSFHGALSITPDDADLWLETARAAASLGSAESSTTGQAVVDALNGYELTRTTAKRADALAILANALERNANYRPALDAYKASLALVGAKDVQAAYLQLKSTQGFRVTEHTVDADSATPRACVTFSEALVKTTDYTPFVTLNGEAPKALETKNKQICVEGLTHGQTYKIGFRTGLPSSVDEVLEAPVSIDVYIKDRSQMVRFTGDSFVLPSTARRGIPIVSVNMTSANLKLYRIGDRAIAPLLTNSQFLSQLDGYSAQNIQDQSGELVWQGSIDIANELNKDIVTSFPVDEALPERKPGIYVMTATAANGPAQEWNSQATQWFLVSDIGVTTYAGTDGLNVFTRSLASAKPIAGVELQLLAKNNEVLGTATTDADGRATFTAGLIRGTAALTPAVIAARNGTSDYVFLDMTRAGFDLSDRGVTGRAAPGAIDVLTFTERGIYRAGETVHAQALARDTDGNAIENLPLTFIFSRPDGVEDRRIVSQTSNLGGYTVDFPTQENAMRGTWTMNIYTDPKGSAIATKSFLVDDFVPDRTDMEIKTEAKEVGPDTPATITVSGKYLYGAPAAGLTLEGDVVVKPTRESAAYKGFFFGLADEEASEDSRQPIDGLPELDENGEASTDLTISELPATTQLLNATVYMRMQEAGGRAIERTLTIPVKNQGASIGIKPEFSDELPENSIANFTVIGVKADGQKQEAKGLRWKFYSLNRQYQWYREGTAWKYEPVYTAEQVSNGSVDATMDGGKISVPVTWGRYRLEVESPDADGPTSSVEFDAGWFVSSTSTETPDGLEIALDKDSYKIGETAKLKVTSRYGGELMVTSGTEKLVAVQNATIGETGGEVDIPVTSDWGAGAYVTATLFRPGDAQDSHMPMRSIGIKWLKVDPEQRALHVTLDTPEKMLPRGPLNIGLQVAGAGANEDAYVTVAAVDVGILNLTRYEPPNPEDWYFGQRQLGLEIRDLYGRLIDGSLGATGKLRTGGDGGAIALQASPPTQKLVAFFSGPVKLDAEGKANVSFDIPQFNGTARVMAVAWSKSGVGHGVKDVIIRDPVVVTASLPKFLSPGDQANLRLDIANTDAPAGDYKLQLTGNDAVGIEEASASQTIRLEAGAKSELTLSLIGKQPGAGSVSINLSDASGLSLDQTVDVPVRPASLPITERRVLALKPGAKLTVDKNLLADSVLPGASISVNVTRSAAFDIPALLMTLDRYPLGCAEQTTSRALPLLYLAEVAKQAGMENDEDVQKRVQDAIYRVLSYQASAGSFGLWGPDSGDVWLDSYVTDFLTRAREMKYDVPERAFVQALENLQNTLSYTTDIKGQGDQIAYAIYVLARNKKAAISDLRYYADTMINDFPTPLAKAHIAAALALYGDAQRSKTIFLDALQMSEQSMVSRVNLSRTDYGTILRDGAAILALAAESRPVPPVIPELAKAVGKEWERSKYKSTQEETWMLLAARAIQGGDDGLKVDVNGAAHTGAYMAHMTGDALADHPLTLTNQTNDTVSAVVTTVAAPTVPLPAGGDGFIIERTYYTLDGEQANVSEAKQNERYVVVIHVRETNDWPSRIVITDLLPAGFEIDNPNLVDSAQMTNFDWIGEISAAHTEFRYDRFVAAFNRAAGDNREFNVAYVVRAVTPGTYDHPAANVEDMYRPELSARTATGKMEVVTAQQ from the coding sequence ATGTCCGTGCGCTCGTTCTTTGCATTCGCGACAATCGCATTTTCCATGATCGCCGTCAGTTTTCCCGCAGCCGCTGCGGATAACAAGCGCGACATCCAGACGATCAAGGACGCCGATTTCTTCGGCTTCGATCTTCGCACGGAACAGAATGTTTCGCTCGATCAGTGCAAGACCTCCTGCATCGGCGACAAGAGCTGCAAGGCCTTCACCTACAATCCCAAGGTGAAATGGTGCTTCCTCAAATCCGATTTCAAGACGATGAACGCTTTCCCCGGCGCCATCGCCGGCAAGATCGTCGAAACGGCCGGCCAGCAGGAACGGGACATCGGCGCCGCGCCGCGCCTGACCTTCCTGAGCAACGATCTCATCCAGCAGGCCCACGACTTCAAGGACAATCTCACCCTAGCCGACGACCAGCAGGGCCAAGGCGTTGACAGCCTGACGGCCAACGCCCGCCTCGACCTCACCGCCAACAACCTGGCTGACGCGCTGAAGTCCTTCCATGGTGCGTTGTCGATCACACCTGACGACGCCGATCTCTGGCTCGAAACCGCTCGTGCCGCAGCGTCGCTCGGCAGCGCCGAGAGCAGCACGACGGGACAAGCGGTAGTCGACGCGCTAAACGGCTACGAGCTGACGCGCACCACCGCCAAGCGCGCCGATGCGCTCGCCATACTCGCCAATGCACTGGAACGAAACGCCAATTACCGCCCGGCGCTCGACGCCTACAAGGCGAGCCTGGCGCTTGTCGGTGCCAAGGATGTGCAGGCGGCCTACCTGCAGCTGAAATCAACGCAAGGCTTCCGCGTCACCGAACATACTGTCGATGCCGACAGCGCCACGCCACGCGCCTGCGTCACCTTCTCCGAGGCGCTGGTCAAAACCACGGACTACACACCTTTCGTGACGCTGAACGGCGAAGCGCCGAAGGCACTCGAAACCAAGAACAAGCAGATCTGCGTCGAAGGGTTGACGCACGGCCAGACCTATAAGATCGGCTTCCGCACCGGCCTGCCGTCATCAGTCGATGAGGTGCTCGAAGCACCTGTCAGCATCGACGTCTATATCAAGGACCGCAGCCAGATGGTGCGCTTCACCGGCGACAGCTTCGTGCTGCCGTCAACGGCGCGCCGCGGCATCCCGATCGTTTCGGTCAACATGACCTCGGCCAACCTCAAACTCTACCGCATCGGCGATCGCGCCATTGCACCGCTGCTGACCAATTCGCAGTTCCTGAGCCAGCTCGACGGCTACAGCGCCCAGAACATCCAGGATCAGAGCGGCGAACTTGTCTGGCAGGGCTCGATCGACATCGCCAACGAGCTCAACAAGGACATCGTCACCAGCTTCCCGGTCGACGAGGCGCTGCCCGAGCGCAAGCCCGGCATCTATGTGATGACCGCAACGGCGGCAAACGGCCCGGCGCAGGAGTGGAATTCGCAGGCGACGCAATGGTTCCTGGTCTCCGATATCGGCGTCACCACCTATGCCGGCACGGACGGGCTCAACGTCTTTACCCGCTCACTCGCTTCGGCCAAGCCGATCGCAGGCGTCGAGCTGCAGCTGCTCGCCAAGAACAACGAAGTACTCGGCACCGCGACGACCGACGCGGACGGCCGCGCCACATTCACCGCCGGCCTGATCCGCGGCACGGCGGCGCTGACGCCCGCCGTCATTGCCGCCAGGAACGGCACCTCGGACTACGTCTTCCTCGACATGACGCGCGCCGGCTTCGACCTTTCCGACCGCGGCGTGACGGGTCGCGCAGCACCCGGCGCGATCGACGTGCTGACGTTTACCGAACGCGGCATCTACCGCGCCGGCGAGACGGTGCATGCGCAGGCGCTCGCCCGCGACACCGATGGCAACGCCATCGAGAACCTGCCTCTCACCTTCATCTTCAGCCGCCCTGACGGTGTCGAGGACCGGCGGATCGTCAGCCAGACCAGCAATCTCGGCGGCTATACCGTCGATTTCCCGACCCAGGAAAACGCTATGCGTGGCACCTGGACGATGAACATCTATACCGATCCCAAGGGCAGCGCGATCGCCACCAAGAGTTTCCTCGTCGACGATTTCGTCCCCGATCGCACCGACATGGAGATCAAGACCGAGGCCAAGGAAGTCGGTCCGGACACGCCGGCGACGATTACCGTTTCGGGCAAATATCTCTACGGCGCCCCGGCCGCCGGCCTGACGCTCGAAGGCGACGTCGTCGTCAAGCCGACGCGTGAGAGTGCGGCCTATAAGGGCTTCTTCTTCGGGCTTGCCGACGAAGAGGCGAGCGAGGATTCGCGCCAGCCGATCGACGGCCTGCCGGAACTCGACGAGAACGGCGAAGCCTCGACGGATCTCACCATCAGCGAACTGCCGGCAACGACGCAACTGCTGAACGCCACCGTCTATATGCGCATGCAGGAGGCGGGCGGCCGGGCCATCGAGCGCACTTTGACCATTCCGGTGAAAAATCAGGGCGCATCGATCGGCATCAAGCCGGAATTTTCCGACGAGTTGCCGGAGAACTCGATCGCCAACTTCACGGTGATCGGCGTCAAGGCCGATGGACAGAAGCAGGAGGCGAAGGGCCTGCGCTGGAAATTCTATAGCCTCAACCGGCAATACCAATGGTATCGCGAAGGAACGGCCTGGAAATACGAGCCGGTCTACACTGCCGAGCAGGTCTCCAACGGCAGCGTCGACGCGACGATGGACGGCGGCAAGATCTCCGTGCCGGTGACCTGGGGCCGCTATCGCCTCGAAGTGGAAAGCCCCGATGCCGACGGCCCGACCTCCAGCGTCGAATTCGACGCCGGCTGGTTCGTGAGTTCGACCTCGACCGAAACGCCCGACGGGCTGGAAATCGCCCTCGACAAGGACAGCTACAAGATCGGCGAAACGGCCAAGCTGAAAGTCACCTCGCGCTACGGCGGCGAGCTGATGGTGACATCAGGAACCGAAAAGCTGGTTGCCGTACAGAACGCCACGATCGGCGAGACCGGCGGTGAGGTCGACATCCCCGTTACATCGGACTGGGGTGCCGGTGCTTATGTGACCGCCACGCTCTTCCGCCCTGGCGACGCCCAGGACAGCCACATGCCGATGCGCTCGATCGGCATCAAATGGCTGAAAGTCGATCCCGAACAGCGCGCGCTGCACGTGACGCTCGACACGCCCGAAAAGATGCTGCCGCGCGGACCACTGAACATTGGCCTGCAGGTGGCGGGCGCCGGCGCCAACGAGGATGCCTATGTGACGGTTGCTGCCGTCGATGTCGGCATTCTCAACCTGACGCGCTACGAACCGCCGAACCCGGAGGACTGGTATTTCGGCCAGCGCCAGCTCGGCCTCGAAATCCGCGACCTCTATGGCCGCCTGATCGACGGCTCGCTGGGTGCGACCGGCAAGCTCCGGACCGGCGGCGATGGCGGCGCCATCGCGCTGCAGGCAAGCCCGCCGACGCAGAAGCTCGTCGCCTTCTTCTCCGGGCCCGTGAAGCTCGACGCCGAAGGCAAGGCCAATGTCTCCTTCGACATTCCGCAGTTCAACGGCACGGCGCGCGTCATGGCGGTCGCCTGGTCGAAATCAGGCGTCGGCCACGGCGTCAAGGACGTCATCATCCGCGATCCTGTTGTGGTAACCGCGAGCCTGCCGAAGTTCCTCTCCCCCGGCGACCAGGCCAATCTGCGCCTCGACATCGCCAATACCGATGCGCCGGCCGGCGACTACAAGCTGCAGCTGACCGGCAATGACGCGGTCGGCATCGAAGAAGCGTCCGCCTCGCAGACAATCCGCCTCGAGGCCGGAGCGAAATCCGAGCTGACGCTTTCGCTCATCGGCAAACAGCCGGGCGCCGGCAGCGTCTCGATCAACCTCTCCGACGCCTCCGGCCTTTCGCTCGACCAGACGGTCGACGTGCCGGTGCGCCCGGCCTCCTTGCCGATCACCGAACGCAGGGTGCTGGCGCTGAAGCCGGGGGCAAAACTCACCGTCGACAAGAACTTGCTTGCCGACAGCGTGCTGCCCGGCGCCTCGATCAGCGTCAACGTCACCCGTTCGGCCGCCTTCGATATCCCAGCCCTGCTGATGACGCTCGACCGCTATCCCTTGGGATGCGCCGAGCAGACCACCAGCCGGGCGCTGCCGCTGCTCTATCTCGCCGAAGTGGCGAAGCAGGCGGGCATGGAAAACGACGAGGACGTGCAGAAGCGCGTGCAGGATGCGATCTACCGCGTGCTTTCCTATCAGGCCTCGGCCGGCAGCTTCGGCCTCTGGGGACCGGATTCGGGCGATGTCTGGCTCGATTCCTACGTCACCGATTTCCTGACGCGGGCCCGCGAAATGAAATATGACGTACCGGAAAGGGCTTTCGTGCAGGCGCTCGAAAACCTGCAGAACACCCTGTCCTACACCACCGACATCAAGGGCCAGGGCGACCAGATCGCCTATGCCATCTACGTCCTTGCCCGCAACAAGAAGGCTGCGATCAGCGATCTGCGCTACTATGCCGATACGATGATCAACGACTTCCCGACGCCGCTCGCCAAGGCGCATATCGCCGCCGCGCTGGCGCTCTACGGCGATGCGCAGCGTTCGAAGACCATTTTCCTCGACGCGCTGCAAATGTCGGAGCAGTCGATGGTGTCACGCGTGAACCTGTCGCGCACCGATTACGGCACGATCCTGCGCGACGGCGCGGCGATCCTAGCGCTCGCTGCCGAAAGCCGGCCGGTGCCGCCCGTCATCCCGGAACTCGCAAAGGCGGTCGGCAAGGAATGGGAGCGCAGCAAATACAAGAGCACGCAGGAAGAAACCTGGATGCTGCTTGCCGCGCGCGCCATCCAGGGCGGTGACGATGGCCTGAAGGTCGATGTCAATGGCGCCGCACACACTGGTGCCTACATGGCACACATGACCGGCGATGCGCTCGCCGATCATCCGCTGACACTGACCAACCAGACAAACGACACGGTTTCGGCCGTGGTCACCACCGTTGCCGCCCCGACAGTGCCGCTCCCGGCCGGCGGCGACGGCTTCATCATCGAGCGGACCTATTACACGCTCGACGGCGAGCAGGCGAATGTCAGCGAGGCGAAGCAGAACGAACGCTACGTCGTCGTCATCCATGTGCGCGAAACCAATGACTGGCCGTCGCGCATCGTCATCACCGACCTTCTGCCCGCCGGCTTCGAGATCGACAATCCAAATCTCGTCGACAGCGCCCAGATGACGAATTTCGACTGGATCGGCGAGATCTCCGCTGCCCATACCGAATTCCGCTACGACCGCTTCGTCGCCGCCTTCAACCGCGCG